From Novipirellula artificiosorum, the proteins below share one genomic window:
- a CDS encoding orotidine 5'-phosphate decarboxylase / HUMPS family protein — protein MKPIVQISLDLTNITEAIETAHMAIRAGVDWLEAGTPLILAEGLHGVRALRQEFPQTPIVADLKTMDGGYLEAEMMAGAGATHVVVMARAHEETIRCVVKAGQDYGVKVMGDNMVCPDRIAGARWLEDLGCDYVIHHIGYDERRGIAARGERMPSPLDELREVCQAVKVPVQAVGGLSLEQAIACPAYGAPLVVLGAPLTIDADSFKTADGDLESSLRMICDAIHSHDAS, from the coding sequence ATGAAACCGATTGTTCAGATTTCACTCGACCTAACCAACATCACCGAAGCGATCGAAACGGCACACATGGCGATTCGAGCAGGGGTGGATTGGCTCGAAGCGGGTACACCCTTGATCCTTGCCGAAGGCCTCCACGGCGTTCGGGCACTTCGCCAGGAATTCCCCCAAACACCGATCGTCGCCGACCTCAAGACGATGGACGGTGGCTATTTGGAAGCCGAGATGATGGCCGGTGCCGGAGCCACCCACGTCGTCGTCATGGCGCGGGCTCATGAGGAAACGATTCGCTGTGTCGTGAAAGCCGGTCAAGACTATGGCGTCAAGGTGATGGGTGACAACATGGTTTGTCCGGATCGGATCGCCGGAGCGAGATGGCTCGAAGATCTCGGATGCGATTATGTGATCCACCACATCGGTTATGACGAACGACGAGGGATCGCGGCACGCGGCGAGCGGATGCCCAGTCCACTCGATGAATTAAGAGAAGTCTGCCAAGCGGTGAAGGTGCCCGTCCAAGCGGTAGGCGGACTGTCGCTCGAACAAGCCATTGCATGTCCCGCCTACGGCGCACCGCTGGTGGTCCTGGGGGCACCGCTGACGATCGATGCCGATTCGTTCAAAACGGCGGATGGCGACCTCGAATCTTCGTTGCGAATGATTTGCGATGCGATCCACTCGCACGATGCATCGTAG
- a CDS encoding YfbK domain-containing protein, which produces MSESIWNDPRITAYVLGELDEAERTSFEQEVESTPALADAIAEARELTGKLGTLYAAESTPPLDTDRRQQILAPKNAAATVSADSGLWYSPTFLKWATAVCAAFVLLGLCIPVIIKSWTPVEMARESSSTAGPLRQDVEDDLMANGDSVPLSELALSDEGLGEDAESLFAVAPGTSKPESGIEYSGPIASEESKRETGLVLNKTLQTSRPESSSKGKTVLRQEEIANAAEKSLSLSAQSTRGLSAAAAPAPNVEFEFADSYGSGAANVTLGFDGTAGLPSTSAPMLSKPPFIRQAGQPIQATESSDRSIKAERLRMSMVDDSAWDPFAAPFDEGRGPGIAGDRFDPIVENPFKRVSEHPLSTFSVDVDTASYSKVRDFLMRANALPRPDAVRIEEMVNYFDYAYEPPRSDAPHPFAARTVVTECPWNEGHRLARIALKGQVVEQSERPKCNLVFLLDTSGSMNAPNKLPLVVQGMKMLVKQLNETDRVAIVVYAGSAGLVLDSTKVKNGSKIRKSLTQLSAGGSTNGGQGIALAYQTARDHFIDDGVNRVILCTDGDFNVGTTGTDQLVRMVEKESKAGVFLSVLGFGMGNHNDAMLEQISGKGNGNYAFIDNEKEARKVLVEQTNGTLMTIAKDVKIQVEFNVSKVDSYRLIGYENRMLAKEDFNDDTKDAGEIGAGHSVTALYEIVPAGAENDSAAPKVDELKYQTEREPTEAAESGETMTVKLRYKQPDADESTKVDFLVFDEAMPFAEADADTRFATAVAGFGMQLRRSEYRGNWTLSDVVRVANQAKGDDRFELRAEFVELARKASELMGQE; this is translated from the coding sequence ATGTCTGAATCCATCTGGAACGATCCACGGATCACGGCCTATGTGCTTGGCGAACTCGACGAAGCCGAGCGAACCTCCTTCGAACAAGAGGTCGAAAGCACCCCAGCCTTGGCGGATGCCATCGCCGAGGCTCGCGAGTTGACGGGTAAGCTGGGAACGCTCTACGCAGCCGAATCCACTCCGCCGCTCGACACCGATCGCCGCCAGCAAATCTTGGCACCCAAGAACGCTGCGGCAACGGTCTCCGCAGATTCGGGATTGTGGTATTCCCCCACGTTCTTGAAGTGGGCCACGGCCGTTTGCGCTGCGTTTGTGCTGCTGGGTCTCTGTATCCCCGTGATCATAAAGTCGTGGACGCCAGTGGAAATGGCTCGCGAATCCTCCTCTACCGCGGGGCCACTCCGCCAAGACGTGGAAGACGATTTGATGGCCAATGGGGATTCGGTTCCGCTTTCGGAGCTTGCGTTATCAGACGAGGGACTCGGCGAGGATGCGGAAAGTTTGTTTGCTGTGGCACCGGGGACTTCCAAGCCCGAGTCGGGCATCGAATACTCCGGTCCGATTGCGAGCGAGGAGTCAAAACGGGAAACGGGTCTCGTTCTCAACAAAACGCTGCAAACCTCACGACCCGAATCGTCAAGCAAAGGCAAAACCGTCCTGCGTCAGGAAGAAATTGCGAACGCGGCGGAGAAGAGTCTGAGTTTGTCGGCACAGTCCACCAGGGGTCTTTCGGCTGCTGCGGCACCCGCGCCGAATGTCGAATTCGAATTCGCTGACTCGTATGGCAGCGGCGCCGCCAATGTCACTTTGGGCTTCGATGGAACGGCGGGGCTTCCATCGACCTCCGCTCCGATGCTCAGCAAGCCACCATTTATCCGTCAGGCTGGGCAACCGATTCAGGCAACGGAGTCGAGCGATCGCTCGATCAAGGCGGAACGTTTGCGGATGTCGATGGTTGACGATTCTGCCTGGGACCCATTTGCCGCTCCCTTCGACGAAGGCCGCGGTCCGGGGATTGCCGGCGATCGCTTTGACCCGATTGTCGAAAATCCATTCAAGCGAGTTTCCGAGCATCCGCTCAGTACCTTCTCGGTCGATGTCGACACGGCGAGCTACAGCAAAGTACGAGACTTCTTGATGCGAGCGAACGCATTGCCGCGGCCCGATGCGGTGAGGATTGAAGAAATGGTGAATTATTTCGACTACGCTTACGAACCACCTCGCAGCGACGCCCCCCACCCGTTTGCGGCTCGCACCGTCGTAACCGAGTGCCCTTGGAACGAAGGTCATCGCTTGGCTCGGATTGCATTGAAGGGTCAAGTCGTCGAGCAATCCGAACGGCCTAAATGCAATTTGGTCTTTCTACTCGACACCAGCGGGTCGATGAATGCCCCGAACAAGTTGCCGTTGGTGGTGCAAGGGATGAAGATGTTGGTGAAGCAATTGAACGAAACCGACCGAGTGGCGATCGTCGTGTATGCTGGCTCGGCTGGGTTGGTTCTCGACTCGACCAAGGTCAAAAACGGCAGCAAAATTCGAAAATCCCTGACGCAACTGTCCGCCGGTGGCAGCACCAACGGAGGCCAAGGCATCGCGTTGGCGTACCAAACGGCTCGTGATCACTTTATCGACGACGGAGTCAATCGGGTCATCCTTTGCACCGATGGAGACTTCAACGTCGGCACCACAGGAACGGACCAATTGGTTCGGATGGTGGAGAAGGAGTCCAAAGCAGGCGTTTTCTTGTCCGTCCTCGGATTCGGGATGGGGAACCACAACGACGCGATGTTGGAACAGATCAGCGGCAAGGGAAACGGCAACTATGCGTTCATCGACAACGAGAAAGAGGCTCGCAAAGTCTTGGTCGAACAAACCAACGGAACGCTGATGACGATCGCCAAGGATGTCAAGATCCAGGTCGAGTTTAACGTTTCCAAGGTCGATTCGTACCGGTTGATCGGCTACGAAAATCGAATGCTGGCGAAGGAAGACTTCAACGACGACACCAAAGACGCAGGAGAGATCGGAGCGGGACACAGCGTCACGGCACTCTACGAGATCGTACCGGCAGGAGCCGAAAACGATTCGGCGGCACCCAAGGTGGACGAGTTGAAGTACCAAACGGAGCGGGAGCCAACCGAGGCGGCCGAAAGTGGGGAAACCATGACAGTGAAACTACGCTACAAGCAGCCCGACGCTGACGAGAGCACGAAAGTTGATTTCTTGGTGTTTGATGAAGCAATGCCCTTCGCCGAAGCGGACGCCGACACCCGTTTTGCTACGGCGGTCGCAGGATTTGGCATGCAGCTTCGTCGCAGCGAGTACCGTGGGAATTGGACGCTCAGCGATGTGGTACGCGTTGCGAACCAGGCGAAAGGCGACGATCGTTTCGAGCTGCGGGCCGAATTTGTCGAACTCGCTCGCAAGGCGAGTGAATTGATGGGCCAAGAGTAG
- a CDS encoding RNA polymerase sigma factor, giving the protein MPDPPADEFSAEAVSQIVDRYERPLLAYANRMLGGDWQAAQDAVQETFLRLCRENREKIESRVAAWLFTVCRSRVIDMKRTTHTTPIDASNVSLADPAPDASVVASDAEQKDKLAAMVDTLSPRQQEVLRLRMQAGLSYREIAKVTGLTVSNVGFHLHEAVRSLRDSMAVS; this is encoded by the coding sequence ATGCCCGATCCACCTGCTGACGAATTCTCCGCCGAAGCGGTCTCGCAGATTGTGGACCGCTACGAGCGGCCGTTATTGGCGTACGCCAACCGGATGCTCGGTGGCGACTGGCAAGCAGCACAAGACGCGGTGCAGGAGACGTTCCTGCGACTGTGCCGCGAGAATCGTGAGAAGATCGAATCGCGCGTCGCAGCTTGGCTCTTTACCGTCTGCCGAAGCCGAGTGATTGATATGAAACGCACCACGCACACGACGCCGATTGACGCGTCGAACGTTTCGCTGGCCGACCCTGCGCCGGATGCGTCCGTCGTAGCTAGCGACGCTGAACAGAAGGACAAACTCGCCGCGATGGTCGACACGCTGTCGCCTCGCCAACAAGAAGTCTTGCGACTGCGAATGCAAGCAGGGCTAAGCTACCGCGAAATCGCGAAGGTGACGGGATTGACCGTCAGCAATGTCGGTTTCCATCTGCATGAAGCGGTCCGCAGCCTACGTGATTCGATGGCCGTCAGCTAA